One Phaseolus vulgaris cultivar G19833 chromosome 2, P. vulgaris v2.0, whole genome shotgun sequence DNA window includes the following coding sequences:
- the LOC137810779 gene encoding homeobox-leucine zipper protein ATHB-13-like isoform X1 — MWPKTCNEMAFFPANFMLQTPHHDDHQPPPSLTSILPACTPQEYHGGVTFLGKRSMSFSSGIEHGEEANAEEDLSDDGSQAGEKKRRLNMEQVKTLEKSFELGNKLEPERKMQLARALGLQPRQIAIWFQNRRARWKTKQLEKDYDLLKRQYEAVKSDNDALQTQNQKLQAEILALKSREPTESINLNKETEGSCSNRSENSSDIKLDISRTPAIDSPLSTHQPSRPLFPSSARPAGVAQLFQTSSRPDLPCQKIDQMVKEESLSNMFCGMDDQSGFWPWLEQQHFN; from the exons ATGTG GCCTAAAACCTGCAATGAGATGGCTTTCTTCCCAGCAAATTTCATGCTCCAAACCCCTCACCATGATGATCATCAACCTCCACCTTCTCTCACGTCAATTCTACCCGCGTGTACACCTCAAGAATATCATG GGGGAGTGACCTTTCTAGGAAAGAGATCCATGTCATTTTCATCAGGAATTGAGCACGGAGAAGAAGCCAATGCTGAGGAAGATTTGTCAGATGATGGATCACAGGCAGGGGAGAAGAAGAGGAGGCTTAACATGGAACAGGTGAAGACACTTGAGAAGAGCTTTGAGTTGGGGAATAAGCTTGAGCCAGAGAGAAAAATGCAACTTGCAAGAGCTCTTGGCTTGCAGCCAAGACAAATTGCTATATGGTTCCAGAACAGAAGGGCTAGGTGGAAGACCAAGCAGTTGGAGAAAGACTACGATCTCCTCAAAAGACAGTATGAAGCCGTCAAGTCAGATAATGATGCACTTCAAACTCAGAACCAAAAACTTCAGGCTGAG ATATTGGCACTGAAAAGTAGAGAGCCAACTGAATCTATCAACCTTAACAAAGAAACAGAAGGATCCTGCAGCAATAGAAGTGAGAACAGCTCAGACATCAAGTTGGATATCTCAAGGACACCAGCTATTGACAGTCCTCTATCTACACATCAGCCGAGCAGACCCCTCTTTCCATCTTCTGCTAGGCCTGCAGGAGTAGCTCAGCTTTTCCAAACTTCTTCAAGACCTGACCTTCCATGCCAAAAGATTGACCAAATGGTCAAAGAAGAAAGTCTAAGCAACATGTTCTGTGGCATGGATGATCAATCCGGGTTTTGGCCATGGTTGGAGCAGCAGCATTTCAATTGA
- the LOC137810779 gene encoding homeobox-leucine zipper protein ATHB-13-like isoform X2, which translates to MAFFPANFMLQTPHHDDHQPPPSLTSILPACTPQEYHGGVTFLGKRSMSFSSGIEHGEEANAEEDLSDDGSQAGEKKRRLNMEQVKTLEKSFELGNKLEPERKMQLARALGLQPRQIAIWFQNRRARWKTKQLEKDYDLLKRQYEAVKSDNDALQTQNQKLQAEILALKSREPTESINLNKETEGSCSNRSENSSDIKLDISRTPAIDSPLSTHQPSRPLFPSSARPAGVAQLFQTSSRPDLPCQKIDQMVKEESLSNMFCGMDDQSGFWPWLEQQHFN; encoded by the exons ATGGCTTTCTTCCCAGCAAATTTCATGCTCCAAACCCCTCACCATGATGATCATCAACCTCCACCTTCTCTCACGTCAATTCTACCCGCGTGTACACCTCAAGAATATCATG GGGGAGTGACCTTTCTAGGAAAGAGATCCATGTCATTTTCATCAGGAATTGAGCACGGAGAAGAAGCCAATGCTGAGGAAGATTTGTCAGATGATGGATCACAGGCAGGGGAGAAGAAGAGGAGGCTTAACATGGAACAGGTGAAGACACTTGAGAAGAGCTTTGAGTTGGGGAATAAGCTTGAGCCAGAGAGAAAAATGCAACTTGCAAGAGCTCTTGGCTTGCAGCCAAGACAAATTGCTATATGGTTCCAGAACAGAAGGGCTAGGTGGAAGACCAAGCAGTTGGAGAAAGACTACGATCTCCTCAAAAGACAGTATGAAGCCGTCAAGTCAGATAATGATGCACTTCAAACTCAGAACCAAAAACTTCAGGCTGAG ATATTGGCACTGAAAAGTAGAGAGCCAACTGAATCTATCAACCTTAACAAAGAAACAGAAGGATCCTGCAGCAATAGAAGTGAGAACAGCTCAGACATCAAGTTGGATATCTCAAGGACACCAGCTATTGACAGTCCTCTATCTACACATCAGCCGAGCAGACCCCTCTTTCCATCTTCTGCTAGGCCTGCAGGAGTAGCTCAGCTTTTCCAAACTTCTTCAAGACCTGACCTTCCATGCCAAAAGATTGACCAAATGGTCAAAGAAGAAAGTCTAAGCAACATGTTCTGTGGCATGGATGATCAATCCGGGTTTTGGCCATGGTTGGAGCAGCAGCATTTCAATTGA